A genomic stretch from Roseicitreum antarcticum includes:
- a CDS encoding EF-hand domain-containing protein, translated as MKRSTKFALAAVATLGVGAVAVPVIAQQTHMQHGEMMGSGMGMMGGHDGMMGGAMGMMMGGAGSYAMATFDPNSDGTLSPEEMTAGIQAELTTYDTDANGALSLDEFAVMHAAHTRPMTVRAFQMHDADGDAQVTDAEMAAMAAMMQDHMSERQGDMPGAGHGMMGNN; from the coding sequence CCGCCGTTGCTACCCTTGGCGTTGGCGCCGTTGCGGTGCCGGTGATTGCCCAGCAGACCCACATGCAGCACGGCGAGATGATGGGCAGCGGAATGGGAATGATGGGCGGTCATGACGGCATGATGGGTGGCGCAATGGGCATGATGATGGGCGGGGCCGGGAGTTATGCAATGGCCACGTTTGACCCCAACAGCGACGGCACACTCAGCCCCGAAGAAATGACGGCCGGCATTCAAGCCGAACTCACAACCTATGACACCGACGCCAACGGCGCGCTTTCGCTGGACGAATTTGCCGTGATGCACGCGGCGCACACCCGGCCGATGACAGTGCGCGCCTTTCAGATGCATGATGCGGACGGCGACGCGCAGGTGACGGACGCTGAAATGGCGGCAATGGCTGCGATGATGCAAGACCACATGAGTGAACGGCAGGGCGACATGCCGGGCGCGGGTCACGGCATGATGGGCAATAACTGA